The sequence TCagaataacattttattgattgCTGAAGCCTAATGTGTTGTACTTGTCGAAGTAATTATTAACACAAACCCTTTATTACCAATGAGTTCAATAGCATAAACCAATGAACTTGATTTTATGTGGTTAtgcttttaagagaacggaaaaaTATGTTGAACTATACCCCAGATATTtgttcaacaacacattacataattgtactaatgagacacaggtttttagtaaatttccagtATTTCACAATATCTGAATAAGGCCAAAAAAATATTGGCTCCACATAAGGTCAAGATGACCCTTCCAcaaagaacatgtcactttaatgatagagtgccagcagtgatgtaagctgggaaggaatgttttaaagaaataaggagtaacatattctataaaagaatgagttaatcaaatatagagtgtTAATTGGCATTtcagaccctgggcgtatgtctgattcgtccagtatggctgtatctatgtataatatcattttaataataaactatagaaatattatattttggaatcctgctcatctcatttattatttcaaaagaaaagagaaaatcttatacaTACTGTATCGCTCCTGTGTCACACTTGGGATCATTAGGAGACTTACAGAACAGTAATTAGCAATTATGGAATTCTATAGGGAACATCTTTCTCCATTGCTCTTTTTACTAATGTATCTCTAGGGACCTATTTTATAAGATGGCTATAAAAGCTCTAGACAAGATCTTCATCCACCAAGATCTGTGCATAGATGTGACATTATCATCCCCAAATTATCAATAACGTCTATGGCAACATTTTATAATGACTTTGTCAACTTGATGAATGTGCAGcattttattttgtctgtctGGAGCCGATACATGTTCATCGGGTGAGAGATACAATGTTATCACTGGAACATAAGTTTCTTTTCCATCCTGATTATTACAGCAGCTGATAAACTAGAGAGGAACTTTTATTGGAAAACATGTCAATGTATCGGAGACACCAATAGATTATATGTCCTCTAGTCATACTAAATGATGGCTGAAGTGGAGTGTTTATAGTGAGTGGTTCACAATGGTATGGAATCTTTGCTATCTTTTGACAGATTTGTATTGCTGTAATTAGCTTGTGAtattcaaattaatttaaaaacaaaatgacatgTGAGTACCTGCAATATCTGAATATACAACAACTGATTTTTATGCAGTGTTGGATATTTTGGGTATATAAGGGAGTCAGAGCTCTGGCTGGGCAGCTGAGTTATGTAACTTATTGCACATTGCCCCGGTGCTTTCAGAGAGACCATTATAAAGCTGAACATTGCTTTTTGTATTGGTCCTTAACAAATACTAGAGAGGAATCTCACTGAGCACAAGCAAAGcagtaaaacataatataaataataaaaacataatataaataagctTGAAGTTTGTGGAACTTGTATGAGGTCAAACCTCAGAGTCTTCCGAACTTCCAAACATCATTAAGGAGAAAACCTCAGCTGACCACTGCACCCCAAGTGCAGAACTGGTAAACAGTAATGGATGTAAAGCAGGCACATACATCCTTGCAGTAAGTAACGTAAAAACTAATATTCTGATATTATAAACATGTCCTCTTTTCTGTACTGGTAAATAGGAAGTACTGTAACACATTTCAGATAATGTCATTTGAATTTGATACTTGTGATGTGTCCTCGGAACACTCTGCAAAGACAAATCAGTGGGATGCTGAGGATAATTTTTGCTTGTATACCATGCGCAGTATGCAGAGATTCCTTTCTGTAATGGACGGAAATGTGGACATTAGGAGTCAGCTGTAGCTCATTCCTAATTGAATCTCTCCCCTGTGTTCAAAACTACATTTTCTACTCTGATCAGCAGTGAAATGCTACATGTCACACAGCAGCATTATATGCAGAATCACACTGCTGTAATGGATCAGGAACGTTTGTCTGATACCGAGGGTCATGTCCTCCAGTGCTAAAACTAGCTGTTCATCCCCTTCTCCCCACTTTATCTAATGAAAAGGGAACAGTACATAAGACAGCTATCTAAGAATCCACTCACTACTAAATAAGGACCATTAGTTACCCGATTATCAGGAAAGAGGCTGATATACACTCCATTGTGACACCTTCTTTGCTCTATATAATGTACATCAGGGTCATATAGTTTAGTGAATGACTTGAACCTCTACatgattattaaattattattaaagatGTTTGAAATTGAAACAGGACACAATTGCTGTGATGTAATCTGTGAGTTCAACTTTGGATTtctttatgtattttcttttacatgtatttttttttatcatatatttatcacttttttctttctttttaagaaacactatattttaaataatcaaaCGTTTGATATTTCACACAAGAAAATGAATGGGGGATTTTGTGGAAAATTGATAATttagcaaataataataaaacatagggctagatttactaaaccaatcagattctagctttcatttacttagtgcattctacaaaatgacagctagaatctgattggttgctataggcaacatctccactttttcaaacccacagtttagtaaatataccccatagacttttAATATTGACTGTGCATTATGTAGGAAGTAGTGTTTAATGTAATGACAGATATATTATGTTTTCCCTCTACATTTATGATCATATTGATTTGATGCGTTCACTTAAAGGTATATACCTGGCCTCATTTTGAGTTAGGAGTAAATTTCTCCTGTACAAACCATCATGCAATGCAAAGGGGACAGATGTATTTATTGCATGCATGGGAATATcggctgcttttgcatgtggcACCCAAATACCGGGCATAttgatttttacactgcaatttagagttcatCATTATCGAttagttatatagcaccactaattccgcagcgctgtacagagacctcactcacatcagtccctgccccattggagcttacagtctaaattctgtagcatacacacacagacagaaagactaaggtcaatcttGATAGCAACAATTAgttttccagtatgtttttgaagtgtaggaggaaaccagagcacctggaggtaacccacgcaaacacagggagaacatacaaactccacacagataaggccatggttggcagaagtgaggcagaagttctaacctcttagccaccttgctgcccttgATCAGCGAGGAAAGCACAACTTCTAACACAAAATTTCTCtcccatttttttaattttgccccTTGCAGTGCAAgatggtttgccaaggtgcacatttgctctttttttatgctttgctgctTACTGTTAATTTGGCCCTACATATTTAATTATTGAAAATACCTGTCTAACTTTAATTTCCCCTCCTAGAATAATAGATCATGGGGAACCAGTCTGAGGTTCTGGAGGTCATTCTTGTTGGTTTCCCCGGACTCAAAGAAGAATTCTATGTACCAGTGTCCATGGTTATGCTCATTTTGTTCATTGCATCGTTAGCTGCCAACGGCTCTGTCATCAGTCTGGTTGTCTTGAAGAAATGTTTGCACAAACCAATGTACTTGATCATAGCAAATCTGGCAGTTGCTGATCTCCTATTTGACACCATAACTTTACCCAAAATCATTGCCAAGTATTGGTTTGGAGCAAAGATGACTTTCCCTGAATGTCTTCTCCAAATGTTTCTTGTTCACTATTTAAACACCACTGATTCCTATATCTTCATGCTCATGGCCATCGATCGTTACTTTGCAATCTGCAAGCCACTGAGATATTCCTCAATCATCAGCAAAAGAGTGGTTGCGATTTCTTGTTGCATCTGCTGGGTCATCGCCAGTGTCACTGCATTAACAGCTCTTATTATGAACTCACAAGCGCCTCCTTGTGGGTATAACAAGATCAACAGTTTAATGTGCACAAACATAGCTGTCACTGCTCTAGCTTGTAAAGATGTGTCCGTAATCAAGAAAACAACCTTTGTCTTTTCTATGGTTATACTTTTTCTACCTTTAAGCTTTATTATATCATCATATATCATTATAATGAATATAATGTGTTTATCATCAAATTCTAACTGGCAGAAAGCCTTTTACACATGTACGACACATCTTGTTGTGATAACTGTGCACTATGCACCACGAGTGTTCACATACACAGCCCATGAGGTTGGCTTATATTTTAATGCTGATGTGAATGTATTTGTGCTTTGTCTGTACTCCTATGTCCCACATATATCCAACCCTATTATATACTGCCTCAGAAACAAGGACATCAAACAGACATTTGCAAGTTCCTTAAAAAGGGTAATTGGTTTCAGAGACAGAAGCAAACTTTTCCCCACCACTGTAACTAAATAATTAGgatttaatatgtattattagAGAAGTGGTGAGATATATTTCAAAAACTGAATGTTACCATAGGTGTCCATATTATTGTTTCTGAAAATTCCAAACAAGGATATGCAAATTATTGTCTGAACAGAAGTGTTGCAGCCAATCAGGAGGAGCCTCATACACATTAATGTAAACTGATCACTTCCTTCAAGACAGCCAAATAAGAAAGAAACTATTGGTTATGTCCTCTCTCACTTTGTTTTCCTATTATTATTTGCACACGATCGATGTAACTGTGTTTTCAGAACACAATGCTCTGTGTTCTCTTATACAAACATCAACAGAGTAGTTCATTACAACAGGCAGCAGGGTTGTAAACAATAGCAAGCAAAAGGGAAGAGTTCCGACATCTATCTTAAAACTCTTAATAAGAGTATATGTTGCAATGAGAGAGACTTTACTTAATCCTTATtgagttttaaaatataatataaataaatacaactgtTCAACCTTTCATAAGTTCTAATTTTGTTGATTCCAATGTCTGCTAAACAAAATACAGTGTGTGACAATTGCCAATGTAGCCTCACTAAGGGGAAACTATACTTTTATGACCCCAAAAATGGCAGGTGGATAAATTCCCTGGGTCAAGAACCCAAAATTGTGttctatatattatacatatagatACTATTTCATGTAATAGAGGCTCCAATCATCTAGAAGCTCTGTCAGTAAAATTGTCATCACTACCTCATGTGATAAGGATTTCCCAGGCGTACTTTTGCATCATGTGCATTTATTCCTACTTTTATGCAGCTTAAATAGCATCATTCATCTCTGATGAAACTATGAACCACAGTGAAATGCGTCAGTGGTCTGAAATACAGATGTTTTTATGTGAGTTTCTACACCAACATTGTAGatgtaatttcattttaaaaaaacatgttcatATTTTGGAGAGCACTCATTTATTCTCTGGGTCATGTTCTCAAGCAAGGATAGGAGCTGCAGTAAGGGCGGATAAGACCCAGCCAGCATACTGTCCCTATCCATAAAGGGAAGGGCAGTGACAATTCTTATATCCATTGTGGCATATTCTTCTCTGAACTCAAATAATGACCAGAGCTGCACTAGATCCCACCAGCACGGACCTTCTGTTCCACAGGAGAGTGAGTAACAATAAATACCTTGTATGTGGGAAAGTATTGTTGCACACATAAGCTGATAATTCTTATTGCTTAACCCTTGTGTTCCTCCTCCTGTCTCAGTTAAAGTGTTGCTCTATTTTGGgatatattattatcatcatcatcatcatcataattatcagctatttatatagcgccactacttctgCAGCTCTGTTCAGAGATCTCACTcccattagtccctgccccattggagtttacagtcttaattccctaacacatacacagacagagagagattaaggtcaatttaatgccagccaattaacctaccagtatgtttttggagtgtagaaggaaaccggagcacctggaggaaacccaagcaaactccacacagataaggccatggttgagaattaaactcatgagtgctgtgaggcagaagtgctaaccactaatccaatAAAGCAATATAAAGGCGGTTGACTACTGGGATTTGTAACTATTTGTATTTACATGGAAATCTCTTCTCTTCTTCCCATTTCTTCAGAGAGCGATTGGGTTACTTTCAGGAAAACTATATTTTAATAGGTAACAAATCACACTCGTTGAATTCATAAATAGCGATCGCTGCAAAGAATCTTCAAACCGATATGAAAAATAAACCTGGCTTAAATTAGTGAATTCATATtggttatatgtattttattttttttatttgaattatcGCTGAACTTTTTTTTGTTCTGGAATTTGACTCATTGAATGCCtgattgattttattgttatatacATAATTTTTACAGAATAAAGAATTTTTGGTTTATCTATCATGTGGTTTGATTGAGGTCTAAGATAAATTGTAAGATTTTTCTAAAATGGACAGAGGGATTATCTAATTCACGCTGGAGATAGCATTTCTTAGAGCCGATATTCCAAATTTTGGTTCCCTGATCAATGCATTATATTCACTTTCAGAAACATGTCGAGACTACAGTATGATCAATTTTTTCCTGTGGAATTTGAATTGTATTGATTATCTATTTATACTAATTGGTGATtgttaccaatatatatatatatattaataaatagagagTATGATATTTATGTTTTGACTGTCTTCCGTTTTGTtcctattttatgtatttatttttatataatagatATTATTGATTATTGTCTCATGTTAGAGCAGTTTTGCATTTGTTTGCAATTATAAAGGATATCCATCTACAGTGGAGCTAAGCTGTCCCCCCAGAGAATTATAAATCAATGTACAATTCCAGGCACCATAAGATGACTGTGTGAGTTTTTTCAGCATTTGCTGCTTAGTGGTAGTGCTAAACCATCTGCAAGATCATTAAcatagaagataaaaaaaagacaccaatAAATTTAGCCCAGTTTTAATATATTCCATTTACATTACCTTTATCTTTTGTCTTTCAAGCAGTTCTCTGCCAATGTACATACTTTCCCCTAGACTGAGAACATCTTATGTACCAGACTGTTATATTAAACACGTTcacaaaatccaaatatatcactTTGATTACATTAATCAAGATTCAGTTATGAGTTTACTTCCCCATAAAAACTTATCATATTATTTAGGCTTGACTGGTAAAGCAGATAaaagagtcctggaagtgatcatatgacccccacagagccctgatctcaacatcattgagtcagtctgggattacatgaagagatagaaggatttgagcaagcctacatccacagaaggtgtgccctctctcacactgtcctcctcctctgccctctctcacactgtcctcctcctctgccctctctcaccctgtcctcctcctctgccctctatcacgctgtcctcctcctctgccctctctcacgctgtccccttctacgctgtgtccccctctactgcccctctcacgctgtgtccccctccactgtccctctcacgctgtgcccctcctctgcccctctgtgcccctcctctgcccccctcctctgcctcgctgtgcccctcctttgcctcgctgtgtccctcctctgccgcgctgtgcccctcctctgcccgctgtcacactcctctgcctgcTGTTATACTCCTTTGCCCGCTGTTACAGTcttctgcccgctgtcacactcatctgtccgttacactcctctgcccctgttacactcctctgcccgctgtcacactcctctgcccctgttacacacctctgcccgctgtcacactcctctgtccctgttACACTCTtctgcccgttacactcctctgcccgctgtcacactcctctgcccctgttacactcctttgcctgttacactcctctgcccgctgtcacactcctctgcccctgtcacactcctctgtcacgctccctctcactcctttgCAGCGcggcagccatagaaaaaaaagtaagaacacagaaacttaccaatccgttgggcgcatccacctctctcccgcagctgtcactgacgtcgatattcagtgacagctgcaggagagaggaagctgctgggtcccggcgcccgacggattggtaagtccctgttttcttttttttttccatgtcttgcccgcggcaccccagtgacaccCCCGCgttgcacccctgggagccgcggcgcacagtttgggaaccgctgcactaCAATGAAATTCTGAGGGTATTGTGTTATTTTGTTCCagtaaagctattaagctgaagtTTGGCATACGAAAGGAGAACTGTCCTTATGTGCTGCgtgccaaatttcagaaacaaGGAATAAAACATGACTAAATAGAAATAATCTAAATTTcgaaatctatatatttttttccactttctgttttgcaaaagtcactgtttctctgttttttggggagagcgtaactcaCTGTACAGGAGGTTTTAAGACTTTGGCTGAtaagtgcctttgagggtttaaaattttgagaaacttatagtgttttatatgttatatgttttatattattatgtcaaatagaggtgtgtgcagagtgtactcagagtggctttacttgctagtacaaatatggctgaccctCTCCTTAAGAAATGTTCTTCTGTGAGCAGTAGAAATTAGCCATATTTTCTGGGTAAAGGGGgggctggttggtgttttgggAATGAggggggcaccctgtagtactattagccctggcaccgctctcatttcacagtttaatCCCTTGTAGAGGTGCTAGAGTGGCTGTAACAGAGCCTGTTttaaacctcccgcccctcaATGATGTCAGTTAATCTATTCACTGCACTGAGATGGGGGTAGGAGATTTAAAACTGCTCTGCAGTTATAACACTGATGGTAGGGAATAGGAGCTGGATAGAGTCGCTTATAATAGTGTAGCACAAATACATTAAgcacctattccacccagtccacctctgTGTTgatgttatctaccgtcctcctggtcctgtctctcaattccttgatcactttgccacctggctccctcactttctctcctctgaccttccctccctcatcttagGGGACGTTAATATCCCTATAggcaatccctcagaccctgctgcctccaaacttctctcactcttctcctcccttggtctctctcaatggacctcctctccctcccatcgCTGTgaccactcccttgatctgttttttttcacacctctgtactgtctccgacctcattaattcaccttttcctctctcagaccaccatctcctctcttttagcatctctccacccctctcattgTCTccgtcccccaaggttactctcaccaggcgtaatcttgacacagttaaTCCTACCACTTtatcctcctccctgggctcgctcctctctcccatcaccactctttctttcCCTGCTGAGGCTGTCTACTTTTACAATTGCACTCTTACCATTGCACTTGACGCTGTCACCCCAGCTGTCACCATCAAGTTTCGTCGGTCCCCGCTGCAACCATGGCACTCTAAACTTACCCGATATCTTCAAAAATGTTCCCGCAGTACAGAacagctctggagaaagtcacgcactcatgatGACTTCCTCCACTTCTAGTTCATGCTTGAGTCTTACAATTCGGCCCTATCGCTGAGCAGGGCCCGCTTtcctctcctgtctccataccggttcttccgctctgtctttactccatatgacttcctggagttcctgaagcattggtactttgtgtttattgttctgtactttgtcaccctgttttgtactactgtgtatggcgctgcggaaagcttgtggcgcccaacaaataaatgataataataataatatcgctctctaaacaaaccttctttaaagctctaatttcttcccaatccttcaactccctcctctcccctcctcctctcccactcccccccacACTCTCAGCTattgactttgctacccacttcacctccaagattgagtctatacgtcatgacatctcccagcagtcccttttTACACCACCGTCTCCCCCCTCCTTGCCCACTCTGtaccccttctcaccctcctctgcggctgctatctcctttctcccctcccctcctactaacttacccttccttttttccttcactctggtatctgcagatgaagtcctttcccttctctcttcctcaacCCCCTCTacttgcccacaggacccaatcccctcccacctcctccgctccttctctcttgaggcctgctcccacctttgcccacctcctcaacctatccctctcctctgaaatcttcccctcctcatttaaacatgctcttgtctcccccatactcaagaaaccgtcccttgatcccgcttCTCTCTCTATTTACCGCCttattttgcttcttccttttgcctccaaactccttgaatgggttgtctacaaccgtttcacctcctttctctcctctcacttacTCCTTGACCTGCTCCAATAAGGTTTTTGCCCCTCCACtaaactgaaactgccctcactaaggtcacttattaccttctcctctgtaaatccAAAAGCACTACTCCCtccttatccttcttgacctctctgctgccttagATACCGTTGAcaacgcactccttttgcaaactctcaaatatatatgcctatgtaacactgtccactcctggttttcctcttacctcaccaaccgctccttctcagtctctacttataattctacatcaccccctcttcccctacctgttggcgttcctcaaggctccgttcttggccccctacttttctccctctacactttggtgtcctcatccactcctttggccttcagtaccacctctatgctgatgataccctaatttatatttcattccctgacctctccccttcccttctgtctcgtatCTCCTgttgtctctctgccatctcatcttggatgtcccaacgtttccttaaactcaatatttccaagactgagcttATAGTGTTcaccccttccaggactctcccacctcccctctctctatttctgttaataacactacccttgtgtctgtccctcaagtccgatgccttggggacatccttgattcctccctctccttcaagcctcacattctgtccctctcaaaatcctgctacttccaccttcggaatatatccaagatacgcccctttttcaccacggaagctacgagaATCCTcattcactcgcttgtaatccctcactttgactactgtaacctccttctctctggcctacctcaTTCTCACCTTGactctcttaagtctatcctcaatgctgctgcccgcctcatttttctctccctccgctctgtctctgcagtcttcctccaacagtcactacattgactCCCCATGCCCTACAggattaaatttaaactcctcaccctcacctttaaagctcttaagcaatgttcccctccctacatctccttgtgtgctccttctactattccatcaccctctgtacctcttggccggattcgctagccctgttttcttaagctttggcctacttctctgatttctaccatccctttcattatctgtcccagaaataatctg is a genomic window of Mixophyes fleayi isolate aMixFle1 chromosome 2, aMixFle1.hap1, whole genome shotgun sequence containing:
- the LOC142138772 gene encoding olfactory receptor 2AT4-like; amino-acid sequence: MGNQSEVLEVILVGFPGLKEEFYVPVSMVMLILFIASLAANGSVISLVVLKKCLHKPMYLIIANLAVADLLFDTITLPKIIAKYWFGAKMTFPECLLQMFLVHYLNTTDSYIFMLMAIDRYFAICKPLRYSSIISKRVVAISCCICWVIASVTALTALIMNSQAPPCGYNKINSLMCTNIAVTALACKDVSVIKKTTFVFSMVILFLPLSFIISSYIIIMNIMCLSSNSNWQKAFYTCTTHLVVITVHYAPRVFTYTAHEVGLYFNADVNVFVLCLYSYVPHISNPIIYCLRNKDIKQTFASSLKRVIGFRDRSKLFPTTVTK